TCGATCACGAGCGGAACGTGGGGAAATCGCTCGGACAGCCGGGCGAACGCCGCCAAAGCCTCCTTCGGGCGGCCAAAGGGCATGACCATGATCTCGATCGGCAGTCGCGCCGACTCCGCGAGCGCCCACATCGCATGAGCGGCATCACTTTCGAGCCATGGAAAGGTGCCGTCGGGCGCCGCCACACCGGTCAGCCGCAACCCTGAAAGCGCTCGTGTGGCGACAAGATCACGAAGAGTTGTGTGTGCTGACCGGTCGAGTGGGTCCAGGATGATAACCGGGAAGAAGCGTGATGGATCTGCTCGCGCGCTGTCGAGAATATAGCGATTGTCGGTGCCGTAGGTGCCTCGCTTCTGGATCGCCGCCATCGCCTGCACATGCTGTTCGTCCATCCAGCGGATCATCGACATCGCGTCTGGCGTAGGCGTGCCTGTACCGAACTGGCGGTAATCTACCGGCGGCGGAGGCGGTGCCGCCGGATCGGGCTCGATCAAAGGATATTGAATGCGATCGTTCGACACGAGATGCGCGTGAGAATCAAACAGGCGTTCCGTCGTCGGCGCCGTCTGCCCGGGTACGCTGTCGGGCTCTGTTGCAAAGATTGGCGGCAGTCAGAGGTAGGCTGTCGCTCTGCGCCGATCAGGCGGCTGCTGCGAAATGGTGGTTGAGCATGCCCATGGCCTCCGTCAGCGCCGAGGGCCCAATGCCAAAAGCTCTCTCCACAAGGCGCACCTCGCCCCTGATGCCGGGCTGCAGGCACCAGGGG
This genomic window from Sphingobium baderi contains:
- a CDS encoding amidohydrolase family protein, translated to MPPIFATEPDSVPGQTAPTTERLFDSHAHLVSNDRIQYPLIEPDPAAPPPPPVDYRQFGTGTPTPDAMSMIRWMDEQHVQAMAAIQKRGTYGTDNRYILDSARADPSRFFPVIILDPLDRSAHTTLRDLVATRALSGLRLTGVAAPDGTFPWLESDAAHAMWALAESARLPIEIMVMPFGRPKEALAAFARLSERFPHVPLVIDHLNWPPVAGAPDFGLGPDLLALSRHPNVFYKFTTINMDRLQDREISPAAFLRHAVDSIGADHIMWGSDMGNTPGTYAQMVGRAVDAARLLGPLERRAVLYDTGYDIFATRR